GGTCTGTTGATCTTTCTAGTTTATTTTTGCAGCAGTTTGATTGGTTTTTATACAAGGCAGAGGCTGCGTGGCATAGTTATTCTATGTGAGTCAGCCGATAACACAGTAGAAAAGCCAATCGAGCGCTGCCGAACGGTTCTTTTGAGCGCACTTTTCTCATTGTTGCTCGATATTCGCTTAGATTGCTAGGCAACACATCGAGCGCCGCGATAAAAGCACGCTCAAAGAGAACAAAAATAGAACAGCAAAGATCAACAGACCCTAGTTCGGTACATTGAGCAAACTCAGCTTTTTTTCAAGTTGTGTAACTAATTCATTTTCATTTATTTCAGGGTGATTTAGCCCGTATAGCAAGGTCATAAAATAAAGATCAATGATCACATCAGCATGATGTGCATTTGCGTTGTTATCGTGTATTAGCTGGTGTTTAAATCGTGCTAACTGAGGGGCAAGTTCACTGTGTTGCCACATAATCGTGCCAAGTAACTCTCGACTAAACTCACGCTGAGATAAGTAAAACGGGTAGAGCGCTTTAGCATAGTGCGACATGCGTTCAATTGCAGTATGGCTTTTATCTTTTTTGCTGGCGTTTAACAGTACTTCATCTAATTGGTCTGAAAATCCCGCTTTTAATATGTCTATTTTACTTTTGAAATGACTAAATACTGTGCCGTTGGCAACACCAGACGCCATAGCAATATCGCGCGTGCTGGTATTTTGGTATCCATTTTCTTTAAAAAGCTGCCATGCAGTTGTAAGAATAAGTTGTTTTGTTTGTTCTTTTTTTGACACGTTTTCCTCCAGTACATGCGCTATTACACCAGCTTTATAAATTAACGCAATAAAAATTATTGTTGATTTTTGAGCGTGCTCAATAATAAAATGAGCGTGCTCAATTTATTTTCAGGAGTGAGTATGGAACATTTAAAACGATTACTTGGCTCGGTTATTTTTCTGCCGTTTATCTTTTGTTATAGCTATGTTGTTGGCCCACTGCTTATGGCCGTTTTAGTGCCTGGGGGTGTGGTGCTGTTGTTACTTATTTTAGGCTTTAAAGATGGAAAAAAGGCGTTTAAAGATGCGTTTTTACAAAAGCAGCCCGGTAAAAAATAAAGTTACGGCAGTCCCATTTCCAAGTGTTGTTAGCAAAGGCTGCGGGGTGTGTTATCAAGATGC
This region of Pseudoalteromonas spongiae UST010723-006 genomic DNA includes:
- a CDS encoding TetR/AcrR family transcriptional regulator, producing the protein MSKKEQTKQLILTTAWQLFKENGYQNTSTRDIAMASGVANGTVFSHFKSKIDILKAGFSDQLDEVLLNASKKDKSHTAIERMSHYAKALYPFYLSQREFSRELLGTIMWQHSELAPQLARFKHQLIHDNNANAHHADVIIDLYFMTLLYGLNHPEINENELVTQLEKKLSLLNVPN